In Pseudomonas fluorescens, the following are encoded in one genomic region:
- a CDS encoding phospholipase, with product MKLKFLLLLLCATAPTAWGWSNHTVGSYLALQDLPTLRDAPQVEVEPLEQFLSQQYQAVSALLDEQESFAREHFNQYPPRPDNLRLPAVPGDNLRHDFLTALRINPGIHLAMVIQPMPGKDLPEREHLKAEQVMVAQTLSPWNRQRFIVVPDHEQVAALAVLASAADEPDYGHDINLFSDNPGEVGALYGFGPQPFGDARFQYSSQAPFHMGFFHESPVVYAAAGFLQRSWPDWRAYQYMGLARLAFATGHPYWGYRFLGWGLHHVQDMTQPYHAKPLPGVELASLLVLEGKALAGFDADKHAAIERVATRHMEVEKYQSTWLRRLLRAGQAHPMLDAYTDSAQDARYPPYSVDYLREVVSAESVDESAAFDEAIGQWLDTAPITSDFSNGNQLQREEFDHLALNQQLFKLLGHFGAHSRSYTRAGLAP from the coding sequence ATGAAGCTGAAATTCCTCCTGTTGCTGCTTTGTGCAACGGCCCCCACAGCCTGGGGCTGGTCGAACCATACGGTGGGCAGCTACCTGGCGTTGCAGGATTTGCCGACGTTGCGTGATGCACCGCAGGTCGAAGTCGAGCCGCTGGAACAGTTTCTTTCGCAGCAATACCAGGCCGTGAGTGCGCTGCTCGATGAGCAGGAAAGCTTCGCCCGCGAGCACTTCAACCAATACCCGCCGCGCCCCGACAACCTGCGATTGCCAGCCGTGCCCGGGGACAATCTGCGCCACGACTTCCTCACCGCACTGCGCATCAATCCCGGGATTCATCTGGCGATGGTCATCCAGCCGATGCCGGGCAAGGATCTGCCCGAGCGTGAACACCTCAAGGCCGAACAAGTCATGGTGGCGCAGACGCTCTCACCGTGGAATCGCCAGCGCTTCATCGTTGTGCCTGACCACGAACAGGTCGCAGCCTTGGCCGTGTTGGCCAGCGCCGCCGATGAGCCGGATTACGGCCACGACATCAACCTGTTCAGCGACAACCCCGGCGAAGTCGGCGCGTTGTACGGCTTCGGCCCGCAGCCTTTCGGTGACGCGCGGTTTCAGTACAGCTCACAGGCGCCCTTTCATATGGGCTTCTTCCATGAAAGCCCGGTGGTGTATGCCGCTGCCGGATTTCTTCAGCGCAGTTGGCCGGACTGGCGCGCCTACCAGTACATGGGGTTGGCGCGACTGGCGTTTGCCACTGGCCATCCATATTGGGGTTATCGATTTCTCGGTTGGGGCCTGCACCACGTTCAGGACATGACCCAGCCTTATCACGCCAAGCCGCTGCCCGGTGTCGAACTGGCGAGCCTGCTGGTGCTGGAAGGCAAGGCCTTGGCCGGCTTCGATGCGGACAAACATGCGGCCATCGAACGGGTCGCCACCCGGCACATGGAAGTGGAGAAGTATCAGTCGACCTGGCTTCGTCGCCTGCTGCGCGCCGGCCAGGCACACCCGATGCTCGACGCTTATACCGACTCTGCACAGGACGCCCGTTATCCGCCGTACTCGGTGGACTACCTGCGCGAAGTGGTGAGTGCCGAGTCCGTCGACGAGTCCGCGGCGTTTGATGAAGCCATCGGCCAGTGGCTGGACACGGCACCGATCACCAGCGATTTCAGCAACGGTAATCAGCTGCAGCGCGAAGAGTTCGACCATCTGGCACTTAACCAGCAGCTGTTCAAACTGCTGGGGCATTTCGGCGCCCACAGCCGGAGTTATACCCGTGCGGGATTGGCGCCATAG
- a CDS encoding DUF1302 domain-containing protein has protein sequence MSTRFRLSGAALPGVGLAGLLQLCAVDGVQAKEFSVLDNQITGSFDSTLSYGRLWRVQGRDKNNDDVNTNDGNRNFDTGLVSEVYKITSELEANYQNYGMFVRGTAFYDTQLMDKRNDYYRNNNPSQPSQSFPQDDHFTDQTRDIAGSRVEMLDAYLYGNWDVAQMPLTARIGRQVFNWGEGIFYRGGINTTNPVDAAKYRLPGAEVKEVLVPVEALSFNIGLTDSLTMESFYQTNWKETRIDPVGTFYSQTDLFADGGNTAYNNFSGTALDTPVPGFGNVIDLYSALGNNPLLNQALSTTGLYANGVTPAFGNTVKVATVGKDFNARNDGQFGFAFRYIVEELNSTEFGLYMVNYHAKEPTISADLGGYKGIDMNALTNLLAGVAGSQAGQLANGLATVDVLGNIQAHRRYAEDIRMYGFSFNTTLGQASVFGEVAYRPNLPIGVAATNDLIGDLANGAAAAAGGQTINIGGQQVTLDSQINNAERVEAFNASMGTIYNFGPSLSFDSMFGVFELASEHLRGSSLQYTAYDGSTRYYAGTGNFSYVSGGERSDQVNRNSYSYTAMLNGTWNDVYAGVNVSPYVVYKDDFEGNSYQAGNVIEGRKAYTLGVKANYQNKLEAELQYTEFYGGGQDNGLRDRDNVGFNLKYFL, from the coding sequence ATGAGCACTCGATTTCGCCTGTCTGGCGCGGCGCTTCCCGGCGTGGGCCTGGCAGGGCTGCTGCAACTGTGCGCGGTCGACGGCGTGCAGGCCAAGGAGTTCAGCGTGCTGGACAACCAGATCACCGGTTCATTCGACAGTACCTTGTCTTATGGCCGCTTGTGGCGGGTCCAGGGCCGGGACAAGAACAACGATGACGTCAACACCAACGACGGCAATCGCAACTTCGACACCGGGCTGGTTTCCGAGGTGTACAAGATCACCTCGGAGCTCGAGGCCAACTATCAGAACTACGGGATGTTCGTGCGCGGCACCGCGTTCTATGACACGCAACTGATGGACAAGCGCAACGATTACTACCGCAACAACAACCCGTCGCAACCCAGTCAGAGTTTCCCGCAGGACGACCACTTCACGGACCAGACCCGCGATATCGCCGGCAGCCGGGTGGAGATGCTCGACGCGTATCTCTATGGCAACTGGGACGTCGCGCAGATGCCGCTCACGGCACGTATAGGGCGCCAGGTGTTCAACTGGGGCGAGGGGATTTTCTACCGAGGCGGGATCAACACCACCAACCCGGTGGATGCGGCCAAGTACCGTCTGCCCGGGGCGGAAGTCAAGGAAGTGCTGGTACCGGTGGAAGCGCTGAGCTTCAACATCGGCCTGACCGACAGCCTGACCATGGAAAGCTTTTACCAGACGAACTGGAAGGAAACCCGCATCGACCCGGTCGGCACGTTCTACTCGCAGACGGATCTGTTCGCCGACGGCGGCAACACTGCCTACAACAACTTCAGCGGTACCGCGCTGGACACCCCGGTGCCTGGCTTCGGCAACGTGATCGATCTGTACAGCGCGCTGGGCAACAACCCACTGCTCAACCAGGCCCTGAGCACCACCGGCCTGTACGCCAACGGGGTCACCCCGGCCTTTGGCAACACCGTCAAGGTGGCCACGGTCGGCAAGGATTTCAACGCGCGCAACGACGGCCAGTTCGGCTTCGCTTTTCGCTACATCGTAGAAGAGCTCAACAGCACCGAGTTCGGGTTGTACATGGTCAACTACCACGCCAAGGAGCCGACCATTTCCGCCGATCTGGGTGGGTACAAGGGCATCGACATGAACGCCCTGACCAACCTGTTGGCCGGTGTCGCCGGCAGTCAGGCGGGGCAACTGGCCAACGGCCTGGCGACCGTGGATGTGCTGGGCAATATCCAGGCGCATCGGCGCTACGCCGAAGACATCCGCATGTACGGCTTCAGCTTCAACACCACCCTGGGCCAGGCGTCGGTGTTCGGTGAGGTGGCTTATCGGCCGAACCTGCCCATCGGGGTTGCCGCCACCAACGACCTGATCGGCGACCTGGCCAACGGCGCCGCCGCAGCGGCAGGTGGCCAGACCATCAACATCGGCGGGCAGCAGGTCACGCTCGACAGCCAGATCAATAACGCCGAGCGGGTGGAAGCGTTCAACGCGTCCATGGGCACGATTTACAACTTTGGCCCGAGCCTGTCATTCGACTCGATGTTCGGCGTGTTCGAACTGGCGTCCGAGCACCTGCGCGGCAGCAGCCTGCAATACACCGCGTATGACGGCAGTACTCGTTACTACGCTGGCACCGGTAACTTTTCCTATGTGTCCGGCGGCGAGCGCAGCGACCAGGTCAACCGCAATTCCTACAGCTACACCGCGATGCTCAACGGCACCTGGAACGACGTGTATGCCGGGGTCAACGTCTCGCCTTATGTCGTCTACAAGGATGACTTCGAGGGCAACAGCTACCAGGCAGGCAACGTCATCGAGGGTCGCAAGGCCTACACCCTGGGGGTCAAGGCCAACTACCAGAACAAGCTGGAGGCCGAGCTGCAATACACCGAGTTCTACGGTGGAGGCCAGGACAACGGCCTGCGTGACCGCGACAACGTTGGCTTCAACCTCAAGTACTTCCTTTGA
- a CDS encoding DUF1329 domain-containing protein, with product MFHTSRLTKTTLALFLSLAASSALAAVTPQQAEQLKTTLTPMGAERAGNAAGTIPAWNGGITQAPAGYKPGQHHLDPYAADKPLFTITKVNLEQYKAHLSPGQIALFNSYPDTFQMPVYPSRRSGSAPQWLYDNTLKNATSAKLIDGGTGFADAYGGVPFPVPKDGIEVLSNHITRYRGIYVVRRASEAPVQRNGSFALVTSQQEGLFNYYRPGGQFADLKNILFYYLAFVKSPARLAGGAALVHETLDQLKDPRQAWVYDAGQRRVRRAPNLAYDTPIASSDGLRTADDTDMFNGSPDRYDWKLKGKQEVYIPYNNYKVGSPEVKYEQLLIPGHLNPQFTRYELHRVWVVEGTLKPGARHIYSKRVLFLDEDSWGAALVDQYDGRGELWRVSMAYLKNFYDLPTTWSALDVFHDLQARRYYVQNLDNEEPATVDFAQPVPEDAYFMPSALRQRGTR from the coding sequence ATGTTTCACACTTCACGACTGACCAAGACCACGCTGGCGCTGTTCCTGAGCCTGGCCGCCAGCAGCGCACTCGCCGCGGTCACGCCCCAGCAAGCCGAGCAATTGAAGACCACGCTGACGCCGATGGGGGCCGAGCGTGCCGGCAACGCGGCCGGGACCATTCCGGCGTGGAACGGCGGTATCACCCAGGCGCCGGCGGGCTACAAACCCGGCCAGCATCACCTGGACCCCTATGCGGCGGACAAGCCGCTGTTCACCATCACCAAGGTCAACCTTGAACAGTACAAGGCCCACCTCAGCCCGGGTCAGATCGCACTGTTCAACAGCTACCCCGACACTTTCCAGATGCCGGTCTATCCCTCTCGCCGGTCGGGCTCGGCGCCGCAGTGGCTGTATGACAACACCTTGAAAAATGCGACCTCGGCCAAGCTGATCGATGGCGGGACCGGTTTTGCCGATGCCTATGGCGGTGTGCCGTTCCCGGTGCCCAAGGATGGCATCGAGGTGCTGTCGAACCACATCACTCGTTATCGCGGCATCTATGTGGTCCGTCGTGCCTCCGAAGCGCCGGTGCAACGCAACGGCAGCTTCGCGCTCGTGACCTCGCAGCAGGAAGGGCTCTTCAACTATTACCGCCCGGGCGGGCAGTTTGCCGACCTGAAAAACATCCTGTTCTACTACCTGGCATTCGTGAAGAGCCCGGCCCGGCTGGCGGGCGGTGCGGCACTGGTTCACGAGACCCTGGACCAGCTCAAGGACCCGCGTCAGGCCTGGGTCTACGACGCGGGTCAACGCCGTGTGCGCCGGGCGCCGAACCTCGCGTATGACACCCCGATCGCCTCATCCGACGGCCTGCGCACGGCGGACGATACGGACATGTTCAACGGCTCGCCAGACCGCTACGACTGGAAGCTCAAGGGCAAGCAAGAGGTCTACATTCCCTATAACAATTACAAAGTCGGCAGCCCTGAGGTGAAGTACGAGCAGTTGCTCATACCGGGCCACCTCAACCCGCAATTCACCCGTTATGAGCTGCATCGGGTCTGGGTGGTCGAAGGCACGCTTAAGCCGGGCGCGCGGCATATCTATTCCAAGCGCGTGCTGTTTCTCGACGAGGACAGTTGGGGCGCCGCATTGGTGGATCAATATGACGGGCGAGGGGAGTTGTGGCGGGTGTCGATGGCCTACCTGAAAAACTTCTACGACCTGCCCACCACCTGGAGTGCTCTGGACGTATTCCATGACTTGCAGGCGCGTCGTTACTACGTGCAGAACCTGGACAACGAAGAGCCGGCCACAGTGGACTTCGCCCAGCCGGTGCCGGAAGACGCGTACTTCATGCCGTCGGCATTGCGCCAGCGTGGGACGCGGTGA
- a CDS encoding plasmid stabilization protein — MASITIRNLDEKLKEQLRITAAHNGHSMEEEARLILGRALATVDRAGGLGSRIRNRFSALGGVELDLPERSEKATAVDFSE; from the coding sequence ATGGCCAGCATCACAATTAGAAACCTTGATGAGAAGCTCAAAGAGCAGCTGCGCATCACGGCGGCTCATAACGGACATTCGATGGAAGAGGAGGCTCGCCTGATTCTGGGCCGGGCCTTGGCGACTGTTGATCGCGCCGGTGGACTTGGAAGCAGGATCCGCAACCGATTCAGCGCTCTGGGCGGAGTCGAGCTTGATCTGCCAGAGCGTTCAGAGAAAGCGACGGCGGTGGATTTTTCTGAATGA
- a CDS encoding type II toxin-antitoxin system VapC family toxin, translated as MIVLDTNVLSEFMRVEPETRVLAWVDAQPSMDLAVSAVTVAEILHGIARLPSGKRKQKLEAHAMAMFEEDFAGRILPFDAHAAVEYATLTAGAEANGRAVSMADAQIAAICRSHGAAIATRNVRDFGFPGIEVINPWEA; from the coding sequence ATGATCGTGCTCGATACCAACGTTCTTTCAGAGTTTATGCGAGTCGAGCCTGAAACCCGGGTGCTTGCCTGGGTTGATGCACAGCCATCGATGGATCTGGCAGTCAGTGCGGTAACGGTGGCGGAAATACTCCACGGCATCGCACGCCTGCCTTCTGGCAAGCGCAAACAGAAACTTGAAGCCCATGCCATGGCCATGTTCGAAGAGGACTTTGCCGGACGCATTTTGCCGTTCGATGCTCATGCCGCTGTTGAGTACGCAACGCTGACGGCAGGTGCTGAAGCCAATGGGCGTGCGGTTTCAATGGCCGATGCGCAAATTGCTGCCATTTGCCGAAGCCATGGGGCTGCTATAGCCACCCGCAATGTTCGAGATTTCGGGTTTCCCGGGATTGAGGTCATCAATCCTTGGGAGGCGTGA
- a CDS encoding methyl-accepting chemotaxis protein, with protein MNSWFGNISVNLKLGLGFGLVLALTCVLALTGWTSLGGLIDRSNWMSDITQLNAGLTKLRVVRLQYMLTNGDETAAQSVQNTLDAFSAQQQALLAKFKSPENLKLLREQGAVIDAYKTSLGKMRSAYRAGNSARDAMSANAETANTLINDINTRVQQMPLSDQRFEQFQAITAAKEAFLLARYEVRGYTASTNAETEQKAVGQLDAAIASLKPLNVHFADSQQDALRQLETALGNYRSALQAYKAASNDAVQARQEMTDQGAAIVSQSDQLYQIQLDRRDAESARARTLQLISTLLALLVGVIAAVVITRQITRPLRETLAVVDRIASGDLSHNVLVTRRDELGVLQQGIARMGVTLRDLISGIRDGVTQIASAAEELSAVTEQTSAGVNSQKVETDQVATAMHEMTATVQEVARNAEEASQAAAAADGEAREGDKVVNEAIAQIERLASEVVRSTEAMSVLQRESDKIGSVMDVIKAVAEQTNLLALNAAIEAARAGEAGRGFAVVADEVRGLAQRTQKSTEEIEGLVAGLQNGTQQVSAVMNNSRVLTDSSVALTRKAGESLENITRTVSNIQSMNQQIAAAAEQQSAVAEEISRSIVNVRDVSEQTAAASDETAKSSIELARLGGQLQQMVSHFRV; from the coding sequence ATGAATAGCTGGTTCGGCAACATCAGCGTGAACCTGAAACTGGGCCTGGGGTTTGGCCTGGTCCTGGCACTGACCTGCGTCCTGGCCCTGACCGGCTGGACCAGCCTGGGCGGGCTGATCGACCGCAGCAACTGGATGAGCGACATCACCCAGCTCAACGCCGGCCTGACCAAGCTGCGCGTGGTTCGCCTGCAATACATGCTGACCAACGGCGACGAAACCGCCGCGCAAAGCGTGCAAAACACCCTCGACGCCTTCTCTGCCCAGCAGCAAGCCCTGCTGGCGAAGTTCAAGAGCCCGGAAAACCTCAAACTGCTGCGAGAGCAAGGCGCCGTCATCGACGCCTACAAGACGTCCCTGGGCAAGATGCGCAGCGCCTATCGCGCCGGCAACAGCGCCCGCGACGCCATGAGTGCCAACGCCGAAACCGCCAACACGCTGATCAATGACATCAATACCCGTGTGCAGCAAATGCCGTTGAGCGACCAGCGCTTCGAACAGTTCCAGGCCATCACCGCGGCCAAGGAAGCGTTCCTGCTGGCCCGCTACGAAGTGCGCGGCTACACCGCCAGTACCAATGCCGAGACCGAGCAAAAAGCTGTCGGCCAATTGGACGCTGCCATCGCCAGCCTGAAACCGCTGAACGTGCATTTCGCCGACTCCCAACAAGACGCCCTGCGTCAGCTGGAAACCGCGTTGGGCAACTACCGCAGCGCCTTGCAGGCCTACAAGGCCGCCAGCAATGACGCGGTGCAAGCGCGCCAGGAAATGACCGACCAGGGCGCCGCCATCGTGTCCCAGAGCGATCAGCTGTACCAGATCCAGCTCGACCGCCGTGACGCCGAAAGCGCCCGGGCGCGCACTCTGCAGCTGATCAGCACGTTGCTGGCCTTACTGGTGGGCGTCATTGCCGCCGTGGTCATCACTCGCCAGATCACCCGGCCATTGCGCGAAACCCTGGCGGTGGTCGATCGCATCGCCAGCGGTGATCTGTCCCACAACGTGCTGGTCACCCGTCGCGACGAACTCGGCGTGTTGCAGCAAGGCATCGCTCGCATGGGCGTGACCCTGCGCGACTTGATCAGCGGCATCCGCGACGGCGTGACCCAGATCGCCAGCGCCGCTGAAGAGCTGTCGGCCGTGACCGAGCAGACCAGCGCCGGGGTCAACAGTCAGAAAGTCGAGACCGATCAGGTCGCCACCGCCATGCACGAGATGACCGCCACGGTGCAGGAAGTCGCGCGCAACGCTGAAGAAGCCTCGCAAGCTGCTGCGGCGGCCGACGGCGAAGCCCGTGAAGGGGACAAAGTGGTCAATGAAGCCATCGCCCAGATCGAGCGCCTGGCCAGTGAGGTGGTGCGCTCCACCGAAGCCATGAGCGTACTGCAACGGGAAAGCGACAAGATCGGCAGCGTCATGGACGTGATCAAGGCCGTGGCCGAGCAGACCAACCTGCTGGCACTCAATGCCGCCATCGAAGCAGCTCGCGCCGGTGAAGCCGGTCGTGGTTTTGCGGTGGTGGCCGACGAGGTCCGCGGCCTGGCCCAGCGTACGCAGAAATCCACCGAGGAAATCGAAGGCCTGGTGGCCGGCCTGCAGAACGGCACGCAACAAGTGTCGGCGGTGATGAACAACAGTCGCGTCCTCACCGACAGCAGCGTGGCCCTGACCCGCAAGGCCGGCGAGTCACTGGAGAACATTACCCGCACGGTGTCCAACATCCAGTCGATGAACCAGCAGATCGCCGCCGCTGCCGAACAGCAAAGCGCCGTGGCCGAAGAGATCAGCCGCAGCATCGTCAACGTGCGCGACGTGTCTGAACAGACTGCTGCGGCGAGCGATGAGACCGCCAAGTCCAGCATTGAACTGGCGCGGCTGGGTGGTCAATTGCAGCAGATGGTGAGCCACTTCCGCGTCTGA
- a CDS encoding histidine phosphatase family protein: protein MELRLSLFGIKRSIDLSRFARYRNAAVVLASALLVIPLTVFLLRPAAVADLAHGNVPGAQALMTGWAKGDVIVLVRHVERCDHSSAPCLVGNDGITERSRRVAMGVGAHFQNLGLDKADIYNSPILRTAQTASFMFNKVGTGEDWLISCKGTMLRDALAHKVAGRNLILVTHSECMDQLEKDLHLPTSTLGYGASLFISAETPHTPRMLGFIEASDWPTVTPR, encoded by the coding sequence GTGGAATTAAGACTGAGTCTTTTCGGGATAAAACGCTCGATCGATCTGAGCCGCTTCGCCCGTTATCGCAACGCTGCGGTGGTGTTGGCCTCGGCGTTGCTGGTGATCCCGTTGACGGTGTTCTTGCTGCGACCTGCCGCCGTTGCGGACCTGGCTCACGGCAATGTGCCCGGTGCACAGGCGTTGATGACCGGGTGGGCCAAGGGCGACGTCATCGTGCTGGTGCGCCACGTCGAGCGCTGCGATCACTCCTCGGCGCCTTGCCTGGTTGGCAACGATGGCATTACCGAGCGCTCGCGCCGTGTCGCCATGGGTGTCGGTGCGCACTTCCAGAACCTGGGCCTGGACAAGGCTGATATCTACAACAGCCCGATTCTGCGTACGGCGCAGACCGCCAGCTTCATGTTCAACAAGGTCGGCACGGGCGAAGACTGGTTGATCAGTTGCAAGGGCACCATGCTGCGCGACGCGTTGGCGCACAAGGTGGCCGGGCGCAACCTGATTCTGGTGACCCACAGCGAATGCATGGACCAACTGGAAAAAGACCTCCATTTGCCAACTTCGACCCTGGGTTACGGGGCCTCTTTGTTTATCTCAGCCGAAACGCCGCACACTCCGCGCATGCTTGGCTTTATCGAAGCCTCGGATTGGCCGACCGTGACGCCCCGTTGA
- a CDS encoding phosphatase PAP2 family protein, with translation MQTASRFYWVNFGIPLACAVAVFLMFDMTSIDIAFNNYFFDPVTQTYPLDQVHLFEKITHKWARIIPNWTGEIAIIGALLSFLWPRLKAEKHAKIIAFLEKIKVAPVLRFATRHRRDFLYVVFAFSISTGVIHYLKGHTSVYCPIETTQYGGKMEHIEWYENFELLKVAGEGRCWPGGHASGGFTMLALYFVARRYRWRYSKAIMYGSLTLGFIYGTTRVLQGWHYMSHTFWAGIFVWLACLLTALAFYGRARLEQPVLSRAQQPVPTAQTQPVN, from the coding sequence ATGCAGACCGCTTCCCGCTTTTACTGGGTGAATTTCGGTATTCCGCTGGCTTGCGCGGTCGCGGTGTTCCTGATGTTCGACATGACCAGCATCGACATCGCCTTCAACAATTACTTTTTTGATCCGGTGACGCAGACGTACCCGTTGGACCAGGTCCATCTGTTCGAAAAAATCACCCATAAATGGGCGCGGATCATTCCGAACTGGACCGGTGAAATTGCGATTATCGGTGCCTTGCTGTCGTTTCTCTGGCCGCGCCTGAAGGCTGAAAAGCACGCGAAAATCATCGCTTTCCTGGAAAAAATCAAAGTCGCACCGGTGTTGCGCTTTGCCACCCGGCATCGTCGCGACTTTCTCTACGTGGTGTTCGCGTTCTCCATCAGCACCGGGGTGATTCACTATCTCAAGGGCCACACCAGTGTGTATTGCCCGATCGAGACGACCCAGTACGGCGGCAAGATGGAGCACATTGAGTGGTATGAAAATTTCGAACTGCTGAAAGTTGCCGGCGAGGGGCGCTGCTGGCCGGGCGGACATGCGTCGGGCGGTTTCACCATGCTGGCGTTGTACTTCGTGGCTCGCCGTTATCGCTGGCGCTATTCGAAAGCGATCATGTACGGCTCTCTGACCCTCGGTTTCATCTATGGCACCACACGGGTATTGCAAGGGTGGCACTACATGTCCCACACCTTCTGGGCCGGGATCTTCGTGTGGCTGGCGTGTTTGCTGACGGCGCTGGCGTTTTACGGGCGAGCGAGGCTGGAACAGCCGGTGCTCTCCAGAGCGCAACAACCGGTGCCGACGGCTCAGACTCAACCTGTGAATTGA
- a CDS encoding YeeE/YedE thiosulfate transporter family protein yields MFSLLISLLLAFLIGWVSQRMGMCLVNAMGLLLKRRPTLFVSLVSCGLFGLLLAPLYALSGVSQPLFIPEVGYLSLVGGGLLFGLASVLNDGCSVGTLTKLASGNLNKVFTILGWVLGIVLWHHLNMLPEHRALQMPMITSRHYWLVIGIVLLILLFLIRIHGDRHLVLSSLLLGALTSALYTFEPLWTPSVFFYDLSQRFWGPGDTSLTTQRVTVFAMLMLGMLCYTLHRRTFNYQRFAAMTAGRHLLAGVLMGTGASMMLGGNDSQILLVFPTLTWVGAVPLVSIVLGILVGVGVKRLRA; encoded by the coding sequence TTGTTTTCATTGCTGATTTCGCTGCTGCTGGCGTTCCTCATTGGCTGGGTCTCTCAGCGCATGGGCATGTGCCTGGTCAATGCCATGGGGCTGCTGCTCAAACGTCGGCCGACCCTGTTCGTGTCGCTGGTCAGTTGCGGTCTGTTCGGCCTGTTGCTCGCACCGCTCTACGCCTTGTCTGGCGTCAGTCAGCCGCTGTTCATCCCTGAAGTTGGTTATCTGTCACTGGTCGGTGGCGGTTTGTTGTTCGGCCTCGCCTCGGTGCTCAACGACGGATGCAGCGTCGGCACCCTCACCAAGCTCGCCAGCGGCAACCTCAACAAGGTCTTCACCATCCTCGGTTGGGTGCTGGGCATCGTGCTGTGGCATCACCTGAACATGCTGCCCGAACACCGGGCGCTGCAAATGCCGATGATCACCAGCCGTCATTACTGGCTGGTCATTGGCATCGTGTTGCTGATTTTGCTGTTCCTGATCCGGATTCACGGCGACAGACACCTGGTGCTGTCGAGCCTGCTCCTGGGGGCTTTGACCAGTGCCCTCTACACCTTCGAACCGCTGTGGACGCCCAGCGTATTCTTCTACGATCTCTCGCAAAGGTTCTGGGGCCCGGGCGACACATCATTGACCACCCAGCGTGTGACGGTGTTTGCCATGCTGATGCTGGGCATGCTCTGTTACACCTTGCATCGCCGCACCTTCAACTATCAGCGGTTTGCCGCGATGACAGCGGGCAGGCATTTGCTCGCGGGCGTGTTGATGGGCACCGGTGCGTCGATGATGCTCGGTGGCAATGACTCACAGATTTTGTTGGTGTTTCCGACGCTGACCTGGGTGGGAGCGGTGCCGTTGGTGTCGATTGTGTTGGGGATATTGGTAGGGGTTGGGGTTAAGCGGCTGCGTGCTTGA
- a CDS encoding zeta toxin family protein — protein MTPAELLMQEQAMSFARLHKKTIAKRRTDRALYPPEQDPVSVFMAGSPGAGKTEASIALVNLFADTAILRIDPDELRSEFSDYAGGNAWIFQNGVSILVEKILDCAFDQRQSFVLDGTFSNIDVARKNVERSLRKGRFVQILYVYQNPLLAWEFVKAREELEGRRIRPEHFIDQYFAARDVVNTLKLEYGSDVHVDLLIKHIDNSGRLYKAGVDKIDYHIPEQYTRADLMARLGLGSGVHQ, from the coding sequence ATGACTCCTGCCGAACTGCTCATGCAAGAACAAGCCATGTCCTTCGCTAGATTGCACAAGAAAACCATAGCCAAGCGCCGAACCGATCGAGCGCTATACCCTCCTGAGCAAGATCCTGTATCAGTGTTCATGGCCGGCTCACCTGGAGCAGGAAAGACAGAAGCTTCAATCGCCCTGGTGAACCTGTTTGCTGATACAGCGATTCTGAGGATTGACCCTGATGAGCTTCGTAGTGAATTTTCCGACTACGCGGGAGGAAACGCCTGGATCTTCCAAAACGGGGTGTCAATTTTGGTCGAGAAAATTCTGGATTGCGCTTTCGACCAGAGGCAATCATTTGTGCTGGATGGAACATTTTCCAACATCGATGTAGCACGAAAAAATGTGGAGCGCTCTTTGCGCAAGGGCCGGTTCGTGCAGATTCTTTACGTCTACCAAAATCCGCTCCTTGCATGGGAATTCGTCAAAGCCCGTGAAGAACTCGAAGGGCGACGAATCCGACCAGAGCATTTCATCGACCAGTATTTCGCAGCGCGTGACGTGGTAAATACTCTTAAGTTAGAGTACGGGAGCGACGTTCATGTGGATCTGCTGATCAAGCACATAGACAATTCGGGACGTCTTTACAAAGCTGGGGTCGATAAAATTGACTACCATATCCCTGAGCAATACACGCGGGCTGATTTAATGGCCAGGCTCGGGTTAGGATCAGGAGTACATCAATGA